AAACGTCACAACGGAACCACCCTGGAACCGGCTTGCCAATACATCCTCGACAAACAGCTCGCCCCCGCGCGGTCAGTCATCCAACGTGTGCAGTCCAACATCCACCAGAACCGTCCTACCGCATCTCCCGGGGATACAGCCACAGCCCCAGGCCGTGGACCGATCGACCTGACCGGATTGGAATCGGAGGTCTTCATCCGCTCAGCAGAACATTTCACCGAAGGAAAGCACAAGCACCATGACTGACCTGGATGAGACTACCTGGGCACAATTGTGAGGCGGCCTGGGTTGGTCGGAGACTAGGTTTTACCCTAGGAGGACGATCAGCATCATGGCACGGCCCAGCAAGTACGACACCGCCACTCAAGAACGCGCGGTACGTATGTACTTCGAACGTCTCGAAGACGGCGACATCTCCAAGGCAGCCGCCCGCCGAGAGATCGGCGAACTGCTCGGCGTAAAGGAATCCACCCTGCGCAACTGGATCCGAAAACAGGAAAAGCAGGAACAAGCACCCCAGCCCGGCTCCCTGTCCTACGAGCAGCTCCAGGCTGTCTACGAGGAGCAGGCCAAGGAAGTCGCCAAACTGCGACGAGCCAATGAGATCCTCAAGACGGCGTCAGCTTTTTTCGCCCAAGCGGAGCTCGACCGCAAACTTCGGTAGTCGTGGATTTCATCTGCACCTACCGGAACCGTTTCGGGGTCGAGCCAATCTGCGAAACCTTGACTGCCCACGGCATCGCGATTGCCCCGAGCACCTTCTACGCCCACCAGTCCCGCGGCTTCGGCCCCACCGGAGCCGAACTCGACGAAGCGTACGCCGCCCACCGCATCTACCGACTGTGGGAGGAAAACCGCAAGGTCTATGGCCGGCGCAAGCTCTGGAAAGCAGCCATCCGTGACGGCATGCTTATTGGTCGTGACCAGGTGGAACGGCTGATGAAGATCACCGGCATCCGCGGTGTGTCCCGCGGAATGCACCGCAAGAAGACGACCGTGGCCAATCCTGCGCACCGCCGGCACCCGGACCGAATAGGCCGTCGGTGGAGGTATCCGTCGCATCCGGATCAGTGGTGGAACGCGGAATTCACCTACGCCTGGACGCGGGAGGGATTCTGCTACGTCGCCTTCATCGTCGACGCCTACTTGCGGCAGGTCCTCGGCTGGGTCCTCACCACGGTGATGGACACCAGGATGGTGCTCATGGCCCTGGAACACGCGTTGTTCAGCCGCAGACGCACCCGCATGGATTTCACCGCCACCGGCATCGTCTATCACTCGGACGCCGGGGCGCAATACACCTCGCTGGCGTTCACCGACGCGCTGGCAGACGCCGGACTCCAGGGCTCGATCGGCTCGGTCGGTGATGCTCTGGACAACGCGATGATGGAGTCGACGATCGGGCTGTACAAGACTGAGCTCATCGACGTCGATCCCGCACGCACATGGAGGGATGCCCGGGAGGTCGAAACGGAAACGGCCTCGTGGGTCTACTGGTACAATCACCAGCGTCTGCACTCGTCGATCGGTGACGTTCCCCCGATCGAATACGAGCAGGACTACGAGGAATTCAACGGGTCTGAACCCCGGAAAGTGGACACGGAGTTTTAATCAGATGCGGTTTTGAGTATAGCTGTTTCGGAAGATTCAAAGGCGTTCGGCGAACGATAGCCGCACCTCGAGTGCAGGCGTTTGGTGTTGTAGCGACTGCACCATTGGAACACGTCCCGGCGACATACCAGCTGACTGGCGAAAACAGGTGCATCTTGAAGGACTTCCCGTTTCAACGTGGCGTTGAACGACTCCGCCAGAGAATTATCCGCGCTGGTACCAATTGCTCCCATCGATTGGGTAACACCGAGACGTTCACATAGTCTTCGGTACCGATCAGAGGTGTATACACTGCCATGATCGGAGTGGAAAATCGCTCCGTCAAGCCCACCACGGATCCCGTAAGCCATCATCAAAGCCTCTTCAACTAACTCCGTACGCATGTGGACGGCGATCGCGAAACCGGTCAACTGCCGCGAGTAGCAGTCGATGACCGTCGCCAGGTACATATTCGACCCATCTGCAATCGGGAGGTAGGTGATATCGCCGACGTAGACCGTGTTTGGTTTCTCCGCGGTGAAACGGCGTGCGAGCAGATCCGGAAACGTCGGAGCGCGTTTCGCAGACACCGTGGTCTTTACGCGGCGTTTCTTGGTGTAGCCGAACAATTCCATCTGGCGCATCAGCCTGGCGGTGCGCTTGTGATTGAGGCGATCATCGCTGGTCGGATCCGAGTTGATGGCCGCTGTGATGCGTTTCGCCCCGTAACAGCCGTTCTCAGCTGTGAACACGGCCTTGATCCTCGCTCCCAGCGCCGCGTCAGCGACGAGGCGTCGCCGGCGGGCAGGAGCAGCAGATTTCCACTTGTAGTAGGAGGACCGGTTGATCTTCAGGACCTCACATAACCGCTTGACCTCGTAGAAGTCTCGGTGGTCATCAACGAACTGAAAGCGGTTCACCAGTTCGTCTCTTCCGCGAAATATTTGGCCGCCTTGCGCAGGATCTCTCGTTCTTCCCGTAGCGTGGCGTTTTCGCGTTCCAGCATGCGGATGCGTTCGGCATCGGAGAGTCCTTGAGCAGGAGTACGTTCGCTGTTGGCTGCGGCGATCGGGCTGGCGACTTTTTCACCGTTGGCGTTGGTTTTGGTGCCGGTGCCGAAGGCGTCGAGCCAGGTGCGCAGGGAGTTGCGGTTGACCCCGAGATCGGAGGCGATCGCGTTGATCGTGGCTCCAGGGGTCGACTCGTACAACGTCACTGCGTCACGCTTGAACTGCTCGGTGTAGGTCTTGCGTGGCATGGTGGAAAGGTACCTCACTTCCCCAGCGAAATGCTGGTTTCAGCGTGTCCACCACCAAGGGGTCAGGTCCAGGTACGTGGTTCTCTAGGCGGTGTCACCGATTGGAACTCTATGCTGTATCGTCGGCAACTTACAGGCGCTCTTTTCCGAGAGGGAACAGACGGGTCCCCTCACCCGGGCTTACTCACTGTTGTAGACACACCCGATGATCAGACAATGATCGCGGCAGTATCAGAAGATGCACGCTGTGCATCTGGAGCTTCGCCAACCGTAACGCAACTCGCACAAGCGCTGTATGAGTTATCACGAAAAAGATCCGAGTTTTTTCTGTTTGGGCTACTGTCGCGCATACGAGTTCGGGACCGATACTTGGAAATCACCTCCAGGGTGCCTGGAATTGATATCGCTCAGCTCATGGCAAGCCCTCAATTTGGGATACAAGGGGAAGGCAATAATTCTACCGCCGCTTTCCGAGTACTATGCGAGCGACCTAATGAAAGGCTAGTGTTCCAGCCTATTGCTCCGGGGAGTGATCGCTCACAGACTACGGAGGGCATAGAACTGGTGGTATCACGATCTCCCGAGCACGCTTTGGAGATGTTTCGTGACGGGGAGATTGATATGACGTGCCCCACCTCGCTGTCGCAATCCGTGTGGAAGGAGTGGAGCAGAAATGGTCGAATCGAGAACTTACGCAGTAACCCAAGGATTTTGATCGGAGTTTCAATCCAACTTCCTCAACACCTCAGACATTTGTATGACGCCTTCGACTGCTGTATAGATCGGGCCCGACTCGCACAATCTGTTTACGGCAACATTTATCCGGCATCCAACTGGTTTGAAATTTGGGATTGCGCTACGCCGCCGACCGCCTTTCTATCCGGATATACCGGCGAGAATTATGTCAAAGCTGACGTATGCAAATATACCGATAGATTCGCGGACTTGAACGCCCCTTTAGTTATTGAGTATGCTGCCTTCACCCCCAATCGTGAGCTTGCCGCGGAGCTTAGCAGGCAGTTGGCGGAGGCCACTGGTTGTTCAGTACTGACCCGCGAAATTGACTACTCGATCCTATTAAGCAATCCTCGTCAGACTAATGCAGTAAGACTTGTATTGCGGTTCTTCCCGTGGGCCCATCCGGCGGCCATGTTGTATCCAAGCCTTGCTCATTCACGATCTAAACGGTTGATCGGAACATTGCGCCCGGATCCGACGGATCTCTCCGACGCCTACAGACGACAGCAGCAGTTTCAGGGAGAGATTGTAGTGGGGGGACTGAGATCCGCAACGCTTACTAGGCTAGAGTCATTCGAATCTCCTCCCACCGGCTGGTTCGATTTTTCCGACTTGTTACGACAAAATGCGAGGTGAACTTTCTTATGAGCACTGCAAGTTTCCTTAAACTTATCGGTGATCTTCAAACTCAGCTTGGCGATAATCTGCGAAGCGCTTGGTCAAAGCGAACATTGTTGTGTGAAAATTATATCGCTCAGGTTGATGCGGAGACTATAGCCGACTGCATCGCAGACATTGTTGCACTGCCCGGCATTAGAGCAGAGTCAATTCGCCTTGCACACCGCGGAAGCGCGGTGCCTTCCTTTGAATACGTAACTACGGGTCGAGTCGGTCCATGGTCTGTTTCGGACCTGATCGACCACAATCGTCTGAGCTCCGTCATCACCGAGCGGAACGCGACGCTGATTGTGGATGGTCTCGACCTTTACGATGTGAACTTTGCGACGCTCCATGAGGCCCTTAACAGTCACTTCGACTCCATAGTCAACCTTTCTGCGATTTTGACTCCACGGTGGTCGAAGGGGCTATCTATCCATATCGATGATGAGGATGTTATTGTTCTTCAGCTCAAAGGAACTAAGGATTGGAATATTTACCATCCTGTCAATTTCAGTTTCCTTCGCGGCCGTGGAATTGAACGCGAGGAGTTAACGGCCAGAGAGCGATCTGTTCGTCTGCGGCCCGGTGACTTGATGTATGTGCCACGAGGTGCGCCACATGTGGCAGCTTCAGGAGGGGAAGGGTCCATGCACCTCACCATAGCTATTGAACGGCCTAATCTCTCCACACTGATCGAAAAGTCCCAATACGATTATCCGATACCGGGCGATGGGTATGGTCGTGCGTACCATATGCAGCTTTTGAGAACTGTGCTGTCTGTCTCCGGGGGGATCAATCCGGATCCTGAAAGAGTTATAGACGACAGCATTTCTCCTGCGAAGGTGGCGTCGACATTGCGAGCCTTGACGGGGCCACTTGCAGAGGATATTTACTTTGAGGCGGTAGAAGGGTTTGCTCTTTCTGCCTCTTCGAATTCTGATGACGGTTGGATCGTCGCGGCAGTTGGCAGTACGCAACTGCACGTTCCTTCAGTGAACGCGGAACCATTGCGTTCCCTTGCTGCGGGAGACCGCGTGCACGCCAATAGCGTCTCGAACCCCGACTCTGTGTACTTGGATCAACTGATTCGATTAGGCATGATTGATGTGGTGAATATCACCCGATGACTACCGTTGCACCACAGCAATCGCCGGACGATAGTAGGCTTCCATCGAGCTTTTTGCGGTTATGGGCAGGTGAAACTTTATCGTCTACCGGCATACAAATCACAGCTATTGCCATACCGATCATGGTGATTGCCGAACGGGGGTCTGAACCCCGGAAAGTGGACACGGAGTTTTAATCAGATGCGGTTTTGAGTATAGCTGTTTCGGAAGATTCAAAGGCGTTCGGCGAACGATAGCCGCACCTCGAGTGCAGGCGTTTGGTGTTGTAGCGACTGCACCATTGGAACACGTCCCGGCGACACACCAGCTGACTGGCGAAAACAGGTGCATCTTGAAGGACTTCCCGTTTCAACGTGGCGTTGAACGACTCCGCCAGAGAATTATCCGCGCTGGTACCAATTGCTCCCATCGATTGGGTAACACCGAGACGTTCACATAGTCTTCGGTACCGATCAGAGGTGTATACACTGCCATGATCGGAGTGGAAAATCGCTCCGTCAAGCCCGCCACGGATCCCGTAAGCCATCATCAAAGCCTCTTCAACTAACTCCGTACGCATGTGGACGGCGATCGCGAAACCGGTCAACTGCCGCGAGTAGCAGTCGATGACCGTCGCCAGGTACATATTCGACCCATCTGCAATCGGGAGGTAGGTGATATCGCCGACGTAGACCGTGTTTGGTTTCTCCGCGGTGAAACGGCGTGCGAGCAGATCCGGAAACGTCGGAGCGCGTTTCGCAGACACCGTGGTCTTTACGCGGCGTTTCTTGGTGTAGCCGAACAATTCCATCTGGCGCATCAGCCTGGCGGTGCGCTTGTGATTGAGGCGATCATCGCTGGTCGGATCCGAGTTGATGGCCGCTGTGATGCGTTTCGCCCCGTAACAGCCGTTCTCAGCTGTGAACACGGCCTTGATCCTCGCTCCCAGCGCCGCGTCAGCGACGAGGCGTCGCCGGCGGGCAGGAGCAGCAGATTTCCACTTGTAGTAGGAGGACCGGTTGATCTTCAGGACCTCACATAACCGCTTGACCTCGTAGAAGTCTCGGTGGTCATCAACGAACTGAAAGCGGTTCACCAGTTCGTCTCTTCCGCGAAATATTTGGCCGCCTTGCGCAGGATCTCTCGTTCTTCCCGTAGCGTGGCGTTTTCGCGTTCCAGCATGCGGATGCGTTCGGCATCGGAGAGTCCTTGAGCAGGAGTACGTTCGCTGTTGGCTGCGGCGATCGGGCTGGCGACTTTTTCACCGTTGGCGTTGGTTTTGGTGCCGGTGCCGAAGGCGTCGAGCCAGGTGCGCAGGGAGTTGCGGTTGACCCCGAGATCGGAGGCGATCGCGTTGATCGTGGCTCCAGGGGTCGACTCGTACAACGTCACTGCGTCACGCTTGAACTGCTCGGTGTAGGTCTTGCGTGGCATGGTGGAAAGGTACCTCACTTCCCCAGCGAAATGCTGGTTTCAGCGTGTCCACCACCAAGGGGTCAGGTCCCGGGGAGCTAGCGCTTCGCAAGTGGCAATGATCAGCATGGCGGAATCACTTGCGGTCATTTTATTCGGTCTCCTCGCCGGAAGCGTTGCTGATTTGCCAAACCGACGGCATCTGCTAATAGGTCTCAACCTAACTAGGGCCGTGGTGATCATGGTGATACCAACCGCGTTTTTTCTTGGGTACGAGTCACTTGGAGTGGTTCTTGCTGTCGTTTTCCTCACCGCAGGACTGGGTGTTGTCTTTGACGGTGCCATGTCCGGATACATCCGCGACTTGGTCCCCACTCCACTTCTGGTGCGAGCGAATGGGTACATGCAGGCAACACAATCCACTGGAGAAGTCGGAGGGCCAAGCCTGGCAGGAGCACTTGTCTCTCTAACGACAGCTCCACTCGCGATCATCGTTAACGCATTCTCGTACCTCGCATCAGCATTGTTCATAGCATTCACCGCGCCAGCAACCTCTTCTACCAATGGCCCAGAACAACCCGGCAAACGGGCAAACTATGCCGCTTCTAGGGCAGCCGTCACCTCGGGAATCAGACTGGTGTGGAAAACGCCGGTGATCCGCGCCACCACTGCGAGCGCTACTCACTTCAATTTTTTTACCAGTATGTTCTTCGCGCTGTATTTGTTCCACTTAGTCTCGACACTGCAGCTGCCTCCTCTTATTTTAGGAATTATTTTTACTGGTGGCGGAATCGGTGGCGTTGCCGCAGGACTGTTGATATCCCGCATCAGTTCGCATCTACCGACCTACAGCCTGCTAGTAGCTACCTTTGGCATCCCAGGCCTGTCGGCGGCTGCGGTCGCAAGAACTGATACGCAGAACATTGGCTCTATCACGCTTCTGGTTGCGGCCTCAGCTATGTGGTCGTTTTGTGTGGTGGTGAATATGTCTTTATGCGAGTCTTTGAAGCAAGTTGCCGTCAGATCTGACCAGATAGGACGGACAACTGCTGCAGTTCGAGCGATAAGTTGGGGAGTTGAACTTCTCGGCGCTGGAATAGCGTGGTTGTTTACCTCGCAGTTTGCAACCGATGCCGCTACAATCATGACTTGGGCTTGGACTGGGCTGCGTTTTTCGGGCCACTTGACTTGAGTGTCTTTCAGGATTGCCCCGCTGTGGGGTAGGAAGATGGTCAATGATGAAGAAGTTTAAGAAACACACCCCGGAACAGATTGTGGTCAAGCTCGAGAAAGCTACCAAGCTCAAGGCGGAAGGTAAGACCAACGCCGATGTGGCTCGTCAGCTACAGATCAGTGAGGCAACTCTTGCTCGGTGGTCGAAGACGTACGGGCAGATGGACCGAACTCAAGCCAGGGAGCTTAAAGCGCTGCGTGATGAAAACGCCAAGCTCAAGAAGTTGTTGGGCGAAGCCGAGTTGGAGAAGGCTGCGCTCAAGGAGTTGGCTGAGGGAAACTTCTAAACCCCACGAGGCGCTATGACGCTGTCGGTCACCTCATCGAGGCGATGGGTCTATCCCAGCGTCGGGCGTGCCTGATTGTGGGGGTTTCTCGAAGCTCATTTCAACGGTCCCAGCAGTTAGCTAAGAATCCGGCGACGACTGATAAATATGCCGACCTGCGGCTCTGGCTTAACGCCTGGTCGGCTAGCTTTCCCCGGTGGGGCTATCGGAGGGCCTGGGTTAAAGCCCGTGACGAAGGCTTTGACGTCGGCCGTGATGCTGTTCGCCGCTTATGGCGCCAAGAAGGACTAAGGGTAATGCCACGAAAGAAGGCAAAACCGAAGAATCTCAACGATCCGACCCCGCGAGTCGAGCCAGCGACATGCCCGGATGATGTGTGGGCTCTGGATTTCCAGTTTGACTCCGACTACTACGGACACGCCTTCAAGGTCTGCAACGTTATTGATGAGTTCACCCGTGAACATATTGGGTTTATCGTTGACTGCCGCATCGATGCCTCAACGGTCACTGAATTGCTCGATGTCATCACCCTGACCCGTGGTAGGCGGCCTCGGGTGCTGCGGATGGATAACGGGCCTGAATTCATCAGTGCCGCGTTGGAAAAGTGGGCGAAGGAAGAAGACACGATTCGGTCGTTCATTCCGCCTGGACAGCCGTGGCATAACGGGTTTGTGGAATCCCTTCACAATCGGATGCGCGATGAACTTTTCGAACAGGAATGCTTCCTCGACGTTGCCCACGCGCGTCACTGTGTGGGCCTATGGTCGGACCGGTACAATACGTACCATCCTCACTCGGCGCTAGGATTCATCGCCCCAGAGGAATACAAGAAACAATGGTTACAAGCCGCTTAAGTCACCTGGCCCTAAAAACCAGACCACTCCAGGCTGCTTTTGGCTTATTGGTATCTGGAATTTGGGTATTTGCTTTTCGCTCTCATATAAAACGATATGACATGCGAGATAAGCAGAGGATCCACCAGTGACTCGAATGAAAGGATTGAAAGCTGTGACTTCTGGGGCAT
The Corynebacterium sp. BD556 genome window above contains:
- a CDS encoding transposase, producing MMKKFKKHTPEQIVVKLEKATKLKAEGKTNADVARQLQISEATLARWSKTYGQMDRTQARELKALRDENAKLKKLLGEAELEKAALKELAEGNF
- a CDS encoding IS3 family transposase (programmed frameshift); this translates as MPRKTYTEQFKRDAVTLYESTPGATINAIASDLGVNRNSLRTWLDAFGTGTKTNANGEKVASPIAAANSERTPAQGLSDAERIRMLERENATLREEREILRKAAKYFAEGDELVNRFQFVDDHRDFYEVKRLCEVLKINRSSYYKWKSAAPARRRRLVADAALGARIKAVFTAENGCYGAKRITAAINSDPTSDDRLNHKRTARLMRQMELFGYTKKRRVKTTVSAKRAPTFPDLLARRFTAEKPNTVYVGDITYLPIADGSNMYLATVIDCYSRQLTGFAIAVHMRTELVEEALMMAYGIRGGLDGAIFHSDHGSVYTSDRYRRLCERLGVTQSMGAIGTSADNSLAESFNATLKREVLQDAPVFASQLVCRRDVFQWCSRYNTKRLHSRCGYRSPNAFESSETAILKTASD
- a CDS encoding IS3 family transposase (programmed frameshift), with protein sequence MARPSKYDTATQERAVRMYFERLEDGDISKAAARREIGELLGVKESTLRNWIRKQEKQEQAPQPGSLSYEQLQAVYEEQAKEVAKLRRANEILKTASAFFAQGGARPQTSVVVDFICTYRNRFGVEPICETLTAHGIAIAPSTFYAHQSRGFGPTGAELDEAYAAHRIYRLWEENRKVYGRRKLWKAAIRDGMLIGRDQVERLMKITGIRGVSRGMHRKKTTVANPAHRRHPDRIGRRWRYPSHPDQWWNAEFTYAWTREGFCYVAFIVDAYLRQVLGWVLTTVMDTRMVLMALEHALFSRRRTRMDFTATGIVYHSDAGAQYTSLAFTDALADAGLQGSIGSVGDALDNAMMESTIGLYKTELIDVDPARTWRDAREVETETASWVYWYNHQRLHSSIGDVPPIEYEQDYEEFNGSEPRKVDTEF
- a CDS encoding MFS transporter, giving the protein MVERYLTSPAKCWFQRVHHQGVRSRGASASQVAMISMAESLAVILFGLLAGSVADLPNRRHLLIGLNLTRAVVIMVIPTAFFLGYESLGVVLAVVFLTAGLGVVFDGAMSGYIRDLVPTPLLVRANGYMQATQSTGEVGGPSLAGALVSLTTAPLAIIVNAFSYLASALFIAFTAPATSSTNGPEQPGKRANYAASRAAVTSGIRLVWKTPVIRATTASATHFNFFTSMFFALYLFHLVSTLQLPPLILGIIFTGGGIGGVAAGLLISRISSHLPTYSLLVATFGIPGLSAAAVARTDTQNIGSITLLVAASAMWSFCVVVNMSLCESLKQVAVRSDQIGRTTAAVRAISWGVELLGAGIAWLFTSQFATDAATIMTWAWTGLRFSGHLT
- a CDS encoding IS3 family transposase (programmed frameshift); this translates as MPRKTYTEQFKRDAVTLYESTPGATINAIASDLGVNRNSLRTWLDAFGTGTKTNANGEKVASPIAAANSERTPAQGLSDAERIRMLERENATLREEREILRKAAKYFAEGDELVNRFQFVDDHRDFYEVKRLCEVLKINRSSYYKWKSAAPARRRRLVADAALGARIKAVFTAENGCYGAKRITAAINSDPTSDDRLNHKRTARLMRQMELFGYTKKRRVKTTVSAKRAPTFPDLLARRFTAEKPNTVYVGDITYLPIADGSNMYLATVIDCYSRQLTGFAIAVHMRTELVEEALMMAYGIRGGLDGAIFHSDHGSVYTSDRYRRLCERLGVTQSMGAIGTSADNSLAESFNATLKREVLQDAPVFASQLVCRRDVFQWCSRYNTKRLHSRCGYRSPNAFESSETAILKTASD
- a CDS encoding JmjC domain-containing protein — its product is MSTASFLKLIGDLQTQLGDNLRSAWSKRTLLCENYIAQVDAETIADCIADIVALPGIRAESIRLAHRGSAVPSFEYVTTGRVGPWSVSDLIDHNRLSSVITERNATLIVDGLDLYDVNFATLHEALNSHFDSIVNLSAILTPRWSKGLSIHIDDEDVIVLQLKGTKDWNIYHPVNFSFLRGRGIEREELTARERSVRLRPGDLMYVPRGAPHVAASGGEGSMHLTIAIERPNLSTLIEKSQYDYPIPGDGYGRAYHMQLLRTVLSVSGGINPDPERVIDDSISPAKVASTLRALTGPLAEDIYFEAVEGFALSASSNSDDGWIVAAVGSTQLHVPSVNAEPLRSLAAGDRVHANSVSNPDSVYLDQLIRLGMIDVVNITR